The sequence GGCGACTACTTCCTGTCGGAGCGGCAGGCCAAGGCGATCCTCGAGATGCGGCTGTCGCGCCTGACCGGCCTCGAGCGGGAGAAGCTCGCGAAGGAGTACGGCGAGCTGTCGCAGACCATCGAGCGGCTCCGGGCGATCCTGGCCGACATGGGGCTGCTCATGAACGTGATCGTGATGGAGCTCGAGGAGATCAAGGAGCGCTTCGGCGACAAGCGGCGCACCGAGATCGTGCCGGCCGAGGCCGAGATCCAGATGGAGGACCTGATCCAGGAAGAGGACATGGTCGTGACCATCTCGCACGCCGGCTACCTGAAGCGGACGCCGACCTCGACGTACCGGGCGCAGCGCCGCGGCGGCAAGGGGATGGTGGGGATGGAGGCGCGCGAGGAGGACTGGGTGAGCCAGCTCTTCGTGGCGTCGACGCACTCGTACGTCTTCTTCTTCAGCGACAAGGGCAAGGTCTTCGTCAAGAAGGTCTACGAGATCCCGCAGGCGCCGCGGAACGCGAAGGGCCGGGCGATCGTGAACTTCGTCGGGATGGAGCCGGGGGAGAAGGTCGCGGCGATCACGCCGGTGCCGAGCTTCGACGGCGAGACGTTCGTGGTGACGCTGACCCGCCGCGGGCAGATCAAGAAGACGGCGCTCAACGAGTACGAGAACTACCGGGACAAGGGGATCATCGGCGTGCGGATCGAGGAGGGCGATCAGCTCTTCACGGCGGCGCTCACCGACGGCAAGCGCGAGCTCGTGATCGCGACGCGGAGCGGGATGAGCATCCGCTTCCCCGAGGACCAGGTGCGCCCGACGGGCCGCGCGACGATGGGCGTGAAGGGCATCGAGCTCGACGAGGGCGACGTGGTGGTCGGCCTCGGCGTGAGCGGCGACGGGCGCGACCGGGTGCTCGCGGTCTGCGAGCGCGGGTACGGCAAGCAGACGCCGCTCGAGGAGTTCCGGCTCCAGAGCCGCGGCGGCAAGGGCGTGATCCTGATCGACGCGAGCGAGCGGAACGGGCCGGTCGTGGGCGTCGCCATGGTGAGCCCGAGCGACGAGGTGCTGATCGTGACCGATCGCGGGCAGATGATCCGCACCAAGACGAGCGAGATCCGCGAGACGGGGCGCAACGCGCAGGGCGTGCGGATCATGCACGTCGGCCAGGACGAGCGGGTCGTCGCCGTCGAGGCCTTCGCGGCGGAAGCGGAAGCGGCCGAGGCCGAGGAGGGCGGGTCGACGCCGCCGGCGGCCGGCGCGGACGGGACCAACGGGGTCGCGGATCACGCCGGCGGGAACGGGAGCAGCGAGGTCAACTAGAGGTCGACCGGGCGCCGAGCTCGGTCGACGGCCCGTCCGCAGCCCCCGCGGCGCGACCACCACACGAGGGACCGACGGTGGTCCTCGGGTCGACCGGACGGGGAGCTCGGTGGCCGACGAGGGCCGCTAGCTCGGTCACGTGCTCGTCGTGCGCGCCCATCGCCATGAGCGCGTCGGCGAGCCGCAGGACGTACTCGACGTTCGAGCCGCTCGGGCCGTGCGACGCGAGCACCTGCGCGGCGATCTCGGGGAGCGGCGCAGCGCCCAGGTAATCGGGGTTATCCGGCGTGGCCAGGTACACGATGGCCGACCGGGCCGTGATCTCCGCGCGCACCGCCGCCCCATCCGCAAGGTGGAGCGGCACGTCGTGGCGCGCATATCCGCCCTTCTCGCGGTGGTCCAGCGCGCGGAGCACCTCGTCGAGCTCGGCCTCGCCAACGCGATAGGCCATCCCCCAGCAGAGGGCGCCAGGCGACGGGATGAGCGTGACCACCCGCCCGGGCGCCCCGGGGACGCCCCGATGGTCTGTGGACCCCTGCCAGAAGCGGCGGGCCCACCCCGTGATGTACCCTGGCACCATCCGCTCGAAGCGGAAGGCAGGCCGCCAGATCAACGAACCGTAACCGAAGATCCACGCCTCGCGGTCCACGGGGCGATTGTACCAAACCGCGCCGGCCGTCAGCCGCTGCAGCTCACCCCTCGAGCAGCTCGAACCGGATCCCCGCCGCCTGAAGCCGCTCGATGAGCCGCTCCCCCATCGCGACGGCCGGCGTGATGACCCCGGCGCGCGCCGGCAGCCGCTCGCGGTCGAACGCCATGCAAAGCGCCGACTCCGCCACCATCTTGGCCGTCTCCGAGTACCCCGGATCGCCGCCGCTCACGCGCGTCACCACCTTGCGCGACGCGCTCTTCCCCTGGAAGGTCACCTGGAACCAGCTGCGCGCCCGCTCCTCCGCGCTCGGCCCCTCCCCCGGACTCCGCACCTTGCGGAGCAGCTCCCGCGTCGGTCCCACCTTGGCCAGCGCCGTGACCGCGCCGAAGCCGGCGATCCCCATCACGAGCTGCAGCCCGGACTTGACCTGCACGTTGTGGCTGTACTGGAAGTCGGGGCCGTAGGCGTCGAGCTCCCGCGCGCTCCGGAGCACGACGAGCGGATCGATGCTGGGCATCGGACAGAGCCATGCGCGCAGCCCCTTCTCG is a genomic window of Sorangium aterium containing:
- a CDS encoding gamma-glutamylcyclotransferase, with product MDREAWIFGYGSLIWRPAFRFERMVPGYITGWARRFWQGSTDHRGVPGAPGRVVTLIPSPGALCWGMAYRVGEAELDEVLRALDHREKGGYARHDVPLHLADGAAVRAEITARSAIVYLATPDNPDYLGAAPLPEIAAQVLASHGPSGSNVEYVLRLADALMAMGAHDEHVTELAALVGHRAPRPVDPRTTVGPSCGGRAAGAADGPSTELGARSTSS